A window from Primulina huaijiensis isolate GDHJ02 chromosome 13, ASM1229523v2, whole genome shotgun sequence encodes these proteins:
- the LOC140991458 gene encoding CBL-interacting serine/threonine-protein kinase 6-like, with protein sequence MGSEEKCGVLHGKYELGRLLGHGTFAKVYHARTLKTGKSLAIKIVGKEKVIRVGMMDQVKREISVMKMMKHPNIVELHEVMASKTKIYFVMELVRGGELFGKISKGKLREEVARNYFQQLISAIDFCHSRGVYHRDLKPENLLLDEVGNLKVTDFGLSAFTDHLRQDGLLHTTCGTPAYVAPEVIGKKGYDGAKADIWSCGVILFALLAGYLPFQDDNIVAMYRKIYRGDFKCPPWFSPESRKLITKMLDPNPSTRMTISKIMDCSWFKKSNFRRLGSKEEQELTAEDESYVGKGKEAETLNAFHIISLSEGFDLSPLFEEKKKVDKEELRFATASPASSVISKLEEVAKTKNFSIKKSDSFVRLQGLECGRKGKLGIDADFFAVAPSFLVVEVKKSSGDTLEYNQFCSKELRPALKDIAWTSGNSTPA encoded by the coding sequence ATGGGATCTGAAGAAAAATGTGGGGTGCTGCATGGAAAGTATGAGTTGGGGCGGCTCTTGGGACACGGCACTTTCGCGAAGGTGTACCATGCGCGGACTTTAAAGACTGGGAAGAGCCTGGCCATCAAAATCGTGGGGAAAGAGAAGGTGATTCGGGTGGGGATGATGGACCAAGTGAAGCGTGAGATCTctgtgatgaaaatgatgaagcATCCGAACATAGTCGAGCTTCACGAAGTCATGGCTAGTAAGACCAAGATTTACTTCGTCATGGAATTAGTTCGCGGGGGAGAATTGTTCGGGAAGATCTCTAAGGGAAAGCTTCGTGAAGAGGTGGCTCGGAACTACTTCCAGCAGCTTATATCCGCCATAGATTTCTGCCATAGCCGCGGCGTGTATCACCGTGATTTGAAGCCTGAGAATCTGTTGCTAGATGAAGTGGGGAATCTTAAGGTCACGGATTTCGGGCTCAGCGCTTTTACCGATCACCTCAGACAGGACGGCTTGCTGCACACAACGTGTGGCACGCCTGCGTATGTTGCTCCGGAGGTGATTGGTAAGAAAGGGTACGACGGTGCGAAGGCCGATATCTGGTCCTGCGGCGTCATTCTGTTTGCGTTATTGGCTGGTTATTTGCCTTTCCAGGATGACAATATCGTTGCCATGTACAGGAAGATTTACAGGGGAGATTTCAAATGCCCACCTTGGTTTTCGCCAGAATCCCGCAAATTGATTACCAAAATGTTGGATCCCAATCCCAGTACGAGGATGACCATATCAAAGATCATGGACTGTTCTTGGTTCAAGAAATCGAATTTCCGGCGTTTGGGGTCGAAAGAAGAGCAAGAACTGACTGCAGAAGATGAATCATATGTTGGAAAGGGGAAAGAAGCAGAGACTTTGAATGCTTTCCACATCATTTCCTTGTCCGAAGGATTCGATCTTTCTCCCCTTTTCGAGGAGAAGAAAAAGGTCGATAAAGAAGAATTGAGATTCGCCACAGCAAGCCCTGCCAGCAGTGTGATTTCGAAGCTCGAGGAGGTAGCCAAGACAAAGAACTTCAGTATCAAAAAGAGTGATTCTTTTGTTAGATTGCAGGGTTTAGAGTGTGGGAGAAAAGGGAAACTTGGAATAGATGCTGACTTCTTTGCAGTGGCGCCGTCTTTTCTGGTGGTGGAGGTGAAGAAATCAAGTGGCGATACTCTTGAATACAATCAATTCTGCAGCAAAGAGCTGAGACCGGCGCTGAAAGATATTGCTTGGACATCAGGCAACTCGACACCTGCTTAA